A genomic segment from Bradyrhizobium diazoefficiens USDA 110 encodes:
- a CDS encoding amidohydrolase, whose protein sequence is MTPELHQKLTAWRRHLHAHPELSLQEKATAAFVQDRLAELGIPFEAGIGGHGVVATLTRGHAQGRVGLRADMDALPITEDTGLPYASTTSGVMHACGHDGHTASLLGAAALLAADTSWSGTVDFIFQPAEEGYGGSRAMVGAGLFERFPMDRVFGFHNWPGLAAGTIAVHDGVVMASGGRVTITIEGHAGHAGMPHLTRDPVMAAGHLIVALQSIVARSVDPLDTAVLSLCTIEGGTAPNQIAGKVAIRGTLRFHREAVKDVLLARIGEICAGVATSFGVKVTPEIVMGVGVVVNTPDEAGLARLAAEKVRAEVRRDLAPSMAGEDFAFYLKQRPGAFVWIGNGDLRDGAELHGPRYDFNDAILPVASGWMAEVAKTALASN, encoded by the coding sequence CAGGCTCGCCGAGCTCGGCATTCCCTTCGAGGCTGGAATCGGCGGCCACGGCGTCGTCGCGACCTTGACGCGCGGGCACGCGCAGGGCCGCGTCGGCCTGCGCGCCGACATGGACGCGCTGCCGATCACCGAGGATACCGGCCTGCCCTACGCCTCGACGACATCAGGCGTGATGCATGCCTGCGGCCATGACGGGCACACCGCCTCGCTGCTCGGCGCCGCGGCGCTGCTCGCCGCCGACACCAGCTGGAGCGGCACGGTCGATTTCATCTTCCAGCCGGCCGAGGAGGGCTATGGCGGCTCGCGCGCGATGGTCGGCGCCGGGCTGTTCGAGCGCTTCCCGATGGACCGGGTGTTCGGCTTCCACAACTGGCCGGGCCTTGCCGCCGGCACCATCGCGGTCCATGACGGCGTTGTCATGGCTTCCGGGGGACGCGTCACCATCACCATCGAGGGCCATGCCGGGCATGCCGGCATGCCGCATCTGACGCGCGATCCGGTCATGGCAGCCGGCCATCTCATCGTGGCGCTGCAGTCGATCGTGGCGCGCAGCGTCGATCCGCTCGACACCGCCGTGCTCTCGCTGTGCACGATCGAAGGCGGCACCGCGCCGAACCAGATCGCGGGCAAGGTCGCGATCCGCGGCACGCTGCGGTTTCATCGCGAGGCGGTGAAGGACGTCCTCCTCGCGCGGATCGGCGAGATCTGCGCCGGCGTCGCCACGAGCTTTGGCGTCAAGGTCACGCCCGAGATCGTCATGGGCGTCGGCGTCGTGGTCAACACGCCTGATGAGGCGGGCCTTGCGCGCCTCGCCGCGGAGAAGGTGCGGGCCGAGGTCAGGCGCGACCTTGCGCCCAGCATGGCCGGCGAGGATTTCGCCTTCTACCTCAAGCAGCGGCCCGGCGCGTTCGTCTGGATCGGCAACGGCGACTTGCGCGACGGCGCCGAACTGCACGGCCCGCGCTACGATTTCAACGACGCGATCCTCCCGGTCGCATCGGGCTGGATGGCCGAGGTGGCCAAGACGGCGCTGGCGTCGAACTAG